One Salvia splendens isolate huo1 chromosome 12, SspV2, whole genome shotgun sequence genomic window carries:
- the LOC121757895 gene encoding aspartic proteinase nepenthesin-2-like, with the protein MCFTVNPCAALAVSVAELPQAPPTPTPSQTVSAAAPLPSVVISSTSSAPWLYLYVGLTGISVGGKSLRIQRGAFAIGRRGREGVIVDSGTTVTRFPAAVYAALCDAFRNMTGELRPQQIPKCGISEFKCIFKYSY; encoded by the coding sequence TGAATCCATGCGCCGCGCTAGCTGTCTCTGTGGCGGAGCTGCCGCAGGCTCCGCCCACTCCGACGCCTTCTCAGACGGTTTCGGCGGCTGCACCGCTGCCGTCGGTGGTGATCTCGTCGACTTCTTCGGCTCCGTGGCTGTACCTCTACGTCGGACTCACCGGGATCAGCGTCGGCGGGAAATCTCTGAGAATCCAGCGCGGCGCGTTTGCGATTGGTCGGCGGGGGAGGGAAGGGGTGATCGTGGACTCGGGGACGACGGTGACGAGGTTTCCGGCGGCGGTTTATGCGGCGCTGTGCGACGCGTTCAGGAACATGACGGGGGAGCTGCGGCCTCaacagataccaaaatgtggaaTAAGCGAATTTAAGTGCATATTTAAGTACTCCTATTAA